One genomic segment of Anaerolineae bacterium includes these proteins:
- a CDS encoding superoxide dismutase — protein sequence MAHTLPSLPYAYNALEPYIDAQTMEIHHTKHHAAYVNNLNAALEKYPELQNVSLESLLRHINSVPEDIRTAVRNNGGGHSNHSLFWTWMGPNAGGTPSGELANAINQAFGSFDAFKEQFTKAATTRFGSGWAWLALTAFGKLIVYSTANQDSPYMDGYTPILGLDVWEHAYYLKYQNRRPEYIQNWWNVVNWAAVAEGYAKALAALK from the coding sequence ATGGCACATACACTACCCTCTTTGCCATACGCATACAACGCGCTGGAACCATACATTGACGCTCAGACGATGGAGATTCATCACACCAAACACCATGCCGCGTACGTGAATAACCTGAACGCTGCGTTGGAGAAATACCCCGAGCTGCAGAACGTCAGTCTGGAATCACTGCTGCGCCATATCAACAGTGTCCCTGAGGATATCCGAACCGCCGTGCGCAACAACGGCGGTGGCCACTCCAACCACAGCCTGTTCTGGACCTGGATGGGGCCGAACGCCGGTGGTACTCCCAGTGGGGAGCTAGCCAACGCAATCAATCAAGCGTTTGGCTCCTTTGACGCATTTAAAGAGCAATTCACCAAGGCAGCTACCACTCGTTTTGGCAGCGGCTGGGCTTGGCTGGCGCTCACCGCCTTTGGCAAGCTTATCGTCTATTCCACCGCCAACCAGGACAGCCCTTACATGGACGGCTACACCCCGATCCTGGGCCTGGATGTGTGGGAGCATGCCTATTATCTGAAGTATCAGAACCGGCGCCCCGAGTATATTCAAAACTGGTGGAACGTCGTCAACTGGGCTGCTGTAGCCGAGGGTTACGCCAAAGCCCTAGCTGCCCTGAAGTGA
- a CDS encoding SH3 domain-containing protein: MKTKLLTRMACWLLVTVLLAAWQPAIGVQAEATPRARPGRGVPLPTLTPTRPITELIPYTNPDLGFSIGYPADWKIEETTEDTVTFTSEALLTMAMVGKAPGIGFSVTPSVLSSVIALLLGSQFGDVQITSTGTEVLNNIEWGIVEMTGTYEQMPLTMVMFITLHEEALYFVVGAAHSELFDLRRGIFRAMMESFRFLSDVSQPTSTLTSTPSRTPTRMPTPMRTPTRTPTPTPSPDCLVKVRILNVRAGPGTIYPVISSVRAGDALRVIGEAYNCGWLKVVTPKGITGWVSGNLQYVTLYRSCTLIPAAPIPPTPTPSPTPLLTRRLPNCTVVQDAGWRDGRGELTVINRRGQDAVAVLATPDNMAVVSFYVSTGNSCTMSGIRDGTYTFYFASGEDWDSGRSEFTRRAIYFRASNTYQFTTRDIPGGVEYTQWTITLGEGPEPVEMVNKGQFPRLR, from the coding sequence ATGAAAACGAAACTTTTGACTCGAATGGCGTGCTGGTTACTTGTAACCGTCCTACTAGCAGCCTGGCAGCCGGCCATCGGCGTTCAAGCGGAGGCAACACCTCGAGCACGGCCAGGCCGTGGAGTGCCTTTACCCACTCTGACCCCAACCAGGCCTATCACTGAGTTGATCCCCTATACCAACCCTGATCTCGGCTTCTCAATCGGCTATCCGGCTGACTGGAAGATAGAGGAGACAACAGAAGACACCGTGACGTTCACTTCAGAGGCTCTGTTAACTATGGCCATGGTAGGAAAGGCGCCAGGGATCGGCTTCTCCGTCACCCCTTCTGTCCTCAGCTCGGTGATCGCTTTGTTGCTGGGGAGTCAATTTGGCGATGTTCAGATCACGAGCACCGGGACTGAGGTGCTCAACAACATAGAGTGGGGTATTGTGGAGATGACTGGCACTTATGAGCAGATGCCCCTCACCATGGTCATGTTCATAACCCTTCACGAAGAGGCGTTATATTTTGTCGTGGGAGCTGCTCACAGCGAGCTCTTCGACCTGCGCCGAGGGATTTTCCGGGCTATGATGGAAAGTTTCCGGTTCCTGTCCGATGTCTCGCAACCTACCTCGACGCTAACTTCGACTCCCTCTCGGACACCGACCCGCATGCCTACGCCCATGCGAACGCCCACTCGCACACCTACGCCTACTCCATCCCCTGACTGCCTGGTCAAAGTGCGTATCCTAAACGTGCGCGCCGGACCGGGGACAATCTATCCTGTCATCTCTAGTGTGCGTGCAGGGGACGCGCTACGAGTGATCGGCGAGGCTTACAACTGCGGCTGGCTGAAGGTGGTTACCCCTAAAGGCATCACCGGCTGGGTGTCGGGCAATCTCCAGTACGTGACACTTTATCGATCCTGCACGCTCATCCCAGCGGCTCCTATCCCACCTACGCCTACCCCTAGCCCCACTCCTCTGCTCACCCGCCGCCTGCCCAATTGCACCGTGGTCCAGGATGCGGGCTGGCGGGATGGGCGAGGCGAGCTCACTGTCATAAACCGCCGGGGCCAAGACGCTGTAGCCGTGCTGGCGACGCCGGACAACATGGCTGTGGTTTCCTTCTACGTTTCTACAGGGAACTCCTGCACCATGTCTGGGATCCGGGACGGGACATATACCTTCTATTTCGCCAGTGGGGAGGACTGGGACAGCGGTCGGTCCGAGTTCACCCGGAGGGCTATATATTTCCGCGCCAGCAACACTTACCAATTCACGACTAGAGATATTCCAGGCGGGGTGGAATATACGCAATGGACGATTACGCTGGGTGAGGGACCTGAGCCAGTGGAGATGGTGAACAAAGGGCAATTCCCGCGCCTGAGATAG
- a CDS encoding HEAT repeat domain-containing protein, with translation MEAKQLIVPLLVLLALMGATTACASAATPIPNPTEQLATAVALIQTATAQAMPTATPTATAPQAPTHTPTPPPTSTATPTTPAGPEAEATITPTTVPLPSVEEVLRRYDEAMRPLVAKLQQAQTPPNGFPTPDAAKHQIILVPMSERLFYIQEILFPQLQLGKGDAYTRLYVTYTYTRGSGLGRGPFPARAETQEVSTEVRLIGEEGGKFYVLGEKKETGGAGSSSEEELVYRAVQKLDSLGDLGEEVEGILQTIIGYACGLDWKSAELPLSRRLAVLKWAFTSEYWADRKAAAGALGRIGPEAKEAVPALIQALGDESWSVREAAAEALGRIGPEEGVVPALIQALGDADASVREAAAGALEIITSQDFGTDASRWQRWWQEQGQ, from the coding sequence ATGGAAGCGAAACAGCTTATAGTTCCCTTGTTAGTTCTCCTGGCCCTGATGGGCGCGACAACCGCCTGCGCGTCGGCTGCCACGCCCATCCCGAACCCCACGGAACAGTTGGCCACCGCCGTAGCGCTCATCCAGACCGCGACGGCCCAGGCTATGCCCACGGCTACCCCAACCGCCACCGCGCCCCAGGCCCCTACCCATACCCCGACGCCGCCACCAACGTCCACCGCGACGCCCACCACGCCAGCAGGGCCGGAGGCCGAGGCGACTATTACCCCTACAACCGTACCGCTGCCCTCGGTGGAGGAAGTGCTGCGTCGGTACGATGAGGCGATGCGTCCGCTAGTTGCAAAACTCCAGCAGGCGCAGACCCCTCCCAATGGCTTCCCAACCCCGGATGCAGCTAAACACCAGATCATCCTGGTCCCCATGAGCGAGAGGCTGTTCTACATCCAGGAGATCCTCTTCCCACAGTTGCAGCTCGGCAAGGGGGATGCGTACACCAGACTGTACGTTACCTATACTTACACCCGAGGAAGTGGCTTGGGGCGGGGGCCCTTTCCTGCTAGAGCCGAGACACAAGAGGTCAGCACAGAGGTTCGTCTGATCGGCGAGGAGGGGGGCAAGTTCTATGTGCTTGGAGAGAAAAAGGAAACAGGGGGCGCAGGGAGTTCTTCTGAGGAAGAGCTCGTTTACCGGGCGGTTCAGAAACTGGACTCCCTGGGAGATCTAGGCGAGGAGGTGGAAGGGATTCTGCAAACGATTATTGGCTATGCCTGCGGCCTGGATTGGAAAAGCGCAGAGTTGCCCCTGAGCCGACGCCTTGCGGTCTTGAAGTGGGCTTTCACCAGTGAATACTGGGCGGATCGCAAGGCCGCAGCCGGGGCGCTGGGGAGGATTGGGCCGGAGGCCAAGGAGGCCGTCCCCGCTCTGATCCAGGCCCTAGGAGATGAGTCATGGTCCGTGCGCGAGGCCGCAGCCGAGGCGCTGGGGAGGATTGGGCCGGAGGAAGGAGTGGTCCCCGCTCTGATCCAGGCCCTGGGAGATGCAGATGCCTCGGTGCGCGAGGCCGCAGCCGGGGCGCTGGAGATCATCACCAGCCAGGATTTTGGCACCGATGCCTCGCGCTGGCAACGGTGGTGGCAGGAGCAGGGACAATGA
- a CDS encoding glycosyl hydrolase family 17 protein codes for MDENNVQKSHLTLAPVICRMAPALWIGLVLVCLYLMTALAQGRPARAALNPAEPAQTFLHYYNFTWDDRYDVCTPEDNWCGWATPALKAVVYGTMYTTLAVPAGSTQVDVTIQIPCNGWGEGLHGPDGSVGVIWVDGEPRFEPIDSTMPYHHYSYYRYEWCERFTNSWPLHGQTQITLAIEMRDGAILDFLYAQVVFAAATPTPTPTSTPTRTPAATATLTPSPTPTSTRTPTATLTPTPTRTPTSTPTPTWTSTPTPTATPTPTPGELLQGMAYGPFRAGQSPERGIFPTLEQVRADMPLLRIVSNGIRTYGCRHLETIVTATGEAELPLALGAWLSGDPLADQQEVNCAIEQARRHLHVSSLILGNEAVYFGNLTATQLCQIIAQARAQVGIPITTAEPWSVWIQHPELTACVDYLLVHIHPYWECQRVENAVDAVRRRYEQLRGLYPHKRVVIGEVGWPTAGEVQCGVAVPGEEDQVRFARDFLAWARQARADFYWFEAFDEPWKCERGWPQVECHWGIYRADRTPKAARGLFVPYQSRLPLVVRGFPRPTSTPTPTATPAATPTPTPTPTPAPQVRITWPPSGSRLTTTSNCVITVYGTASQVRVGWYLTFAVYTGRWYSQDPLVYVVPPGNSWQTRPIYLAGQGVYNNHKIRAILHDAAGIQMVADEVVGIVRDNPCWTP; via the coding sequence ATGGACGAGAACAATGTTCAAAAGAGCCACTTAACCCTTGCTCCAGTGATCTGCCGGATGGCGCCGGCCTTGTGGATCGGGCTGGTGTTGGTTTGCCTATACCTCATGACTGCCCTAGCCCAGGGCCGGCCGGCGCGGGCAGCGTTGAATCCGGCCGAACCCGCCCAAACCTTCCTCCACTACTATAACTTCACCTGGGATGACCGCTACGACGTCTGCACACCTGAAGACAACTGGTGCGGCTGGGCCACCCCCGCGCTCAAGGCAGTGGTCTACGGCACCATGTATACCACCCTTGCTGTGCCAGCCGGCAGCACTCAAGTGGACGTGACCATCCAGATCCCTTGCAACGGCTGGGGCGAAGGGCTACACGGGCCGGATGGCTCAGTCGGGGTGATCTGGGTGGATGGCGAGCCGCGCTTCGAGCCCATTGATAGCACCATGCCCTACCATCACTACAGCTATTACCGTTACGAGTGGTGCGAGCGGTTCACCAACTCCTGGCCTCTGCACGGCCAGACCCAGATCACCCTGGCCATCGAGATGCGCGATGGCGCCATCCTTGATTTCCTGTACGCTCAGGTGGTTTTCGCGGCCGCCACACCTACCCCCACGCCGACTTCAACCCCCACGCGTACACCGGCCGCTACGGCTACGCTAACACCTTCTCCTACACCGACGTCTACCCGCACACCAACGGCAACCCTGACACCCACTCCCACGCGAACACCCACCAGTACGCCGACGCCCACGTGGACATCCACCCCTACTCCAACCGCCACACCCACACCTACGCCGGGCGAACTCCTCCAGGGTATGGCTTACGGCCCCTTCCGCGCCGGCCAGAGCCCAGAGCGGGGCATCTTTCCCACCTTGGAACAGGTGCGGGCCGACATGCCCTTGCTCAGGATCGTCTCCAACGGCATCCGCACCTACGGTTGCCGCCATTTGGAAACAATAGTCACCGCCACGGGCGAAGCCGAGCTGCCCCTGGCCCTGGGGGCCTGGTTGAGCGGTGACCCACTCGCCGATCAACAGGAGGTGAATTGCGCCATCGAGCAGGCTAGACGCCATCTCCATGTCAGCTCGCTGATCCTCGGCAACGAGGCCGTTTACTTCGGCAACCTGACCGCTACGCAGCTTTGCCAGATCATCGCTCAAGCGAGGGCGCAGGTGGGCATCCCTATCACCACGGCCGAACCCTGGAGCGTGTGGATCCAGCATCCCGAGCTGACAGCCTGTGTGGACTACCTGCTGGTGCACATCCACCCCTATTGGGAGTGTCAGCGCGTGGAGAACGCTGTGGATGCTGTGCGAAGAAGGTATGAGCAGCTTCGTGGCCTCTATCCGCACAAGCGGGTGGTCATTGGCGAGGTGGGCTGGCCGACAGCGGGGGAGGTGCAGTGTGGCGTGGCTGTACCGGGCGAGGAGGATCAGGTCCGCTTTGCCAGGGACTTTCTGGCCTGGGCGCGCCAGGCGAGGGCCGACTTCTACTGGTTCGAGGCCTTCGATGAGCCGTGGAAGTGTGAGAGGGGCTGGCCGCAGGTAGAATGTCATTGGGGCATTTACCGTGCTGACCGCACCCCCAAAGCGGCTCGCGGTCTCTTCGTGCCTTATCAGAGCCGATTGCCCCTGGTAGTGAGAGGTTTCCCGCGGCCCACCTCCACCCCTACGCCTACCGCGACACCTGCGGCCACACCTACCCCCACGCCGACCCCTACCCCTGCGCCGCAGGTCAGGATCACCTGGCCCCCTAGCGGCTCACGCCTCACCACTACTAGCAATTGCGTGATCACCGTCTATGGCACGGCCTCTCAGGTGCGCGTTGGGTGGTATCTCACCTTTGCAGTTTACACAGGCCGCTGGTATTCCCAGGACCCGTTGGTGTATGTGGTGCCACCGGGCAATTCCTGGCAGACACGTCCCATCTACTTGGCTGGGCAGGGGGTGTACAATAACCACAAAATCCGGGCCATTCTGCACGACGCAGCGGGAATACAGATGGTTGCCGATGAGGTGGTGGGCATCGTGCGGGATAATCCCTGCTGGACGCCATAA
- a CDS encoding S8 family serine peptidase, which produces MSTQRRLRMIPTLVLLFVLLGNVHPIRTMPSMTQGQLEDTPPAQDPQRSETTWQSVFAQTEIPEAMAAKLDAQLRLAFRLWHERIRFQSQQTDKSQAIGLRAKIEEIAVRLAERIDLHLDAPEPGANVLIHTTDDARELEKLGIVIQARVGDVATAYIPFSRLPEVTALPSVVFVQASHILQLANDVSVPETGAPQVWNTYGATGTGVIVAVIDSGIDPFHPDFINPDGTTRIKYLLDFSDPGDPDSDGNLNGPVFGGTMYTEAQINAALADPGWFYPSADTPRSIPDNSPSGTTSQIVVSQSVNITSVAVNVYIEHPYIGDLQVVLTCPSGTTITLHNRIGDNRDDIIGTFTVTACNGQSAQGTWRLMVSDHASQDTGSLLFWGLHLNRPVRMTDLHGHGTHVAGTAAGNGRGTNGGLPAGTFKGMAPSANLIVVRATRDYIGGFSTTDILNALTFVDQKAQELGLPYVVNMSLGGHIGPHDGTSPEERAIDNLVGAGKPGKAIVVSAGNEGDEAIHAGGTLSRGRSVALQVNVPSGGGFFLTDIWYEGSDTFGVGFRDPSGSGIDPALVPPGQEQCFTSSTALVCIMHNDNNLYNGDKEILFLIISLSSGTWRLILYGNNVVSGRYDGWIQGCCDWTNPDNQMRVGMPGTARSAITVGAYTTKNRWTDVTGAGQSIPATIGAIAAFSSDGPTRDGRLKPEITAPGQMICSTFSGQSPVGAYSSMYPSTSYVCQDGRHGIAQGTSMSAPHVTGAVALLLSLNRSLDAMQLKELLTRHARSDSFTGTIPNHRWGYGKLDVPAAARAVASPPPATLDIYLPLVLKHYSFASPTPFGWEILVSTDFENEFPGPWRVYDDNDTTNGEYYWGKRNCHTYAGSYSGWAVGAGADGAGLSCGSNYPDDADSVMVYGPFSLVGATAADLNFKLWLNTEVDYDYICRMASINGTEFYGICTAGNSNGWIDRALNLSNVYQLGNLLGQPQVWVLLWFYSDSSVNYPEGAYIDNIVLRKCPEGATCLPDNLPALSIDSRIAEFPLRKEWMGLDSLD; this is translated from the coding sequence ATGTCCACACAGCGGCGATTGCGAATGATCCCCACATTAGTACTGCTATTCGTGCTACTAGGCAACGTGCATCCGATTCGCACAATGCCATCTATGACACAAGGTCAACTTGAGGATACTCCTCCGGCACAGGACCCTCAGCGCTCTGAAACAACCTGGCAGAGTGTGTTTGCCCAGACAGAGATCCCTGAAGCTATGGCCGCTAAGTTGGATGCCCAATTGCGCTTGGCTTTCCGTCTATGGCATGAGAGGATACGATTTCAGAGCCAACAAACCGATAAATCCCAGGCCATCGGTCTGAGAGCCAAAATAGAAGAGATTGCTGTTCGCCTGGCTGAGCGAATCGATCTGCATCTGGATGCTCCAGAGCCAGGTGCCAATGTCCTGATCCATACTACTGATGATGCTAGAGAATTGGAAAAGCTCGGCATCGTTATCCAGGCACGTGTTGGAGATGTGGCCACCGCGTATATCCCCTTTTCACGCCTGCCTGAAGTAACTGCTCTGCCTTCCGTAGTCTTCGTTCAGGCTAGCCATATTCTCCAGTTGGCCAATGATGTCAGCGTGCCAGAGACTGGAGCCCCCCAAGTTTGGAATACATATGGCGCCACCGGAACTGGGGTGATCGTGGCTGTGATAGACTCTGGGATTGATCCCTTCCATCCCGATTTCATCAATCCGGACGGCACAACTCGCATCAAGTACCTGCTTGACTTCAGTGATCCCGGCGATCCCGACAGCGATGGGAACCTCAACGGCCCCGTTTTCGGCGGCACGATGTACACTGAGGCCCAGATTAACGCCGCCCTGGCCGATCCTGGCTGGTTCTATCCTAGTGCCGATACCCCTCGATCTATCCCGGACAACTCCCCTAGCGGGACCACTTCGCAAATCGTGGTATCGCAGTCGGTGAATATCACTAGCGTAGCAGTGAATGTGTATATCGAGCACCCTTACATAGGCGATCTCCAAGTCGTGCTGACATGTCCCTCCGGAACTACTATAACCCTACATAATCGAATCGGCGACAACCGAGATGACATTATTGGCACCTTCACCGTCACGGCATGTAACGGGCAGAGCGCACAAGGGACCTGGCGTCTAATGGTCTCTGACCATGCCTCTCAAGATACCGGATCGCTGCTCTTTTGGGGTCTTCATCTGAACCGGCCAGTGCGGATGACGGACCTGCATGGTCACGGTACCCATGTGGCCGGGACGGCGGCTGGCAACGGCCGGGGGACAAACGGTGGGCTGCCCGCTGGCACCTTCAAGGGGATGGCCCCCAGCGCTAACCTGATTGTGGTGCGTGCAACGCGAGACTACATCGGCGGATTCAGCACCACGGACATTTTGAATGCTTTAACTTTTGTGGATCAAAAGGCTCAGGAGTTGGGACTCCCCTATGTTGTAAACATGAGCTTAGGAGGGCATATAGGCCCTCACGATGGGACCTCTCCTGAGGAACGCGCAATAGATAACCTGGTTGGTGCTGGCAAGCCTGGCAAGGCCATCGTCGTGAGCGCCGGCAACGAAGGTGATGAGGCCATCCATGCTGGAGGGACGCTCTCCCGAGGCAGGAGCGTGGCTCTCCAGGTGAACGTGCCCAGCGGCGGTGGGTTCTTCCTTACCGATATCTGGTATGAAGGCAGCGATACGTTTGGAGTGGGTTTTCGCGATCCCAGTGGTAGCGGCATTGATCCCGCTCTAGTTCCTCCTGGGCAGGAACAGTGTTTTACGTCTTCTACCGCTCTTGTTTGCATCATGCATAATGACAATAATCTCTATAATGGAGATAAAGAAATCTTGTTTTTGATCATCTCTCTCTCTTCAGGGACATGGCGATTGATTTTGTATGGAAACAATGTGGTCAGTGGGCGATATGACGGATGGATTCAAGGCTGTTGTGACTGGACGAATCCCGACAACCAGATGCGGGTGGGAATGCCGGGTACAGCGCGAAGTGCCATTACGGTAGGTGCCTATACCACCAAAAACCGATGGACCGACGTGACTGGAGCCGGCCAATCCATTCCAGCCACTATCGGGGCTATCGCTGCTTTCTCTAGCGATGGCCCTACCCGCGATGGCCGCCTCAAACCGGAGATCACCGCGCCCGGGCAGATGATCTGCTCCACCTTTTCGGGCCAATCTCCTGTCGGCGCCTACAGTTCGATGTATCCATCTACCAGCTACGTTTGCCAGGACGGTCGTCACGGGATCGCGCAAGGCACCTCCATGTCCGCACCTCATGTGACCGGCGCTGTAGCTTTGCTCCTCAGCCTGAACCGCAGCTTAGATGCTATGCAGTTGAAAGAGCTGTTGACGCGTCACGCTCGCTCCGATTCGTTTACCGGCACAATACCCAACCATCGCTGGGGCTACGGCAAGCTAGATGTGCCGGCGGCAGCCCGTGCGGTTGCTTCTCCACCCCCAGCTACTTTAGACATATACCTGCCACTAGTGCTCAAGCACTACAGCTTTGCATCTCCCACCCCATTTGGCTGGGAAATCTTGGTTAGCACGGATTTTGAAAATGAGTTCCCCGGCCCGTGGAGAGTGTACGATGATAACGACACGACAAACGGCGAGTATTACTGGGGTAAGCGGAATTGCCATACGTATGCTGGCAGCTATAGCGGTTGGGCGGTAGGCGCAGGTGCTGACGGCGCCGGGCTATCCTGTGGCAGTAACTATCCAGACGACGCCGACTCTGTAATGGTGTATGGCCCGTTCAGCCTCGTAGGGGCGACTGCCGCCGACCTCAACTTCAAACTTTGGCTGAATACTGAGGTGGATTACGATTATATTTGCCGCATGGCTTCTATTAATGGGACTGAATTTTATGGAATCTGCACTGCAGGCAACTCCAACGGGTGGATAGATCGAGCCCTAAATCTGTCAAACGTCTACCAATTGGGTAACTTACTAGGCCAGCCACAGGTGTGGGTACTATTGTGGTTTTACAGCGATTCGTCCGTCAATTATCCGGAGGGTGCCTACATAGATAACATCGTCTTGCGTAAATGCCCTGAAGGGGCAACTTGCTTACCTGACAACTTGCCGGCACTGTCCATTGACAGCCGAATCGCCGAGTTCCCATTACGAAAAGAGTGGATGGGGCTGGACAGCCTTGATTAG
- a CDS encoding AAA family ATPase has translation MKTSTSLFDTRREVLEEKEAPLAARMRPRTLDEFVGQEHIVGPGRLLRRAIQADQLSSLIFYGPPGTGKTTLARIIAHTTRAHFIAINAVLAGVQDIRNAIEEAQRYRGEYGRRTILFVDEVHRFNKAQQDALLPWVENGTVILIGATTENPYFEVNKPLISRSRIFQLKPLTEDELRRIAGQALQDPERGYGRLKVQVDKEALDHLVNVANGDARALLNALELAVETTPPGPDGVIHVDLAVAEESIQRRAVLYDKEGDAHFDTISAFIKSLRGSDPDAALYWLARMVYAGEDPRFIFRRMLIFASEDVGLADPDAIRVVTACAQAFDYVGLPEGCFHLAEAALYLATAPKSNSVMGFFDALATVEREREAEVPTHLRDASRDAKGFGHGQGYLYPHAYRDHWVAQQYLPAALQGRLFYQPSDQGYEARIRAEVARRREAQLAAMMEGQGLAMPEALTFTGEVLGRARDGWLQRAMGRIEQSLVAVRDRILAGARLQRHHLVLDLNAGSGLLTWEALRRVPEGGVWALVQTAREAEAITEMAERLPGPERPIVLTGELEDLPKLMALRGEDEVRFEAIIGRHALTHLADKVEAMRLLVAWLRPGGRLSLAQLVPRRSQRIYSLLPLEQLDEKLRERVVQAEEAIYERPDDPMVNWDVPELEKSLEAAGLAEVQVEVEKQTSEVPITRQLVGRWFGLRADGRPSYAQHLRQCLTAEEVEVIKGLVEQALVGREVLWHSTVAFVTARRP, from the coding sequence ATGAAGACGTCTACCAGCCTGTTCGATACCCGTCGCGAGGTGTTAGAGGAGAAAGAGGCGCCGCTGGCTGCCCGGATGCGGCCGCGTACGCTGGATGAGTTCGTTGGCCAGGAGCACATCGTGGGACCCGGCCGGCTGCTTCGCCGCGCCATCCAGGCCGATCAGCTCTCTTCCCTCATCTTCTACGGGCCGCCTGGCACCGGCAAGACCACCTTAGCCCGCATCATCGCCCACACCACCCGCGCCCATTTCATCGCCATCAATGCCGTGTTGGCCGGCGTCCAGGATATCCGTAATGCCATTGAGGAGGCCCAACGCTATCGAGGTGAGTATGGTCGCCGGACCATCCTCTTCGTGGACGAGGTGCACCGCTTTAACAAGGCGCAGCAGGACGCCCTCTTGCCCTGGGTAGAGAACGGCACGGTCATCCTCATCGGCGCCACAACCGAGAATCCGTATTTCGAAGTCAACAAGCCGCTGATCTCCCGTTCCCGGATTTTCCAGCTTAAGCCGCTGACGGAGGATGAGCTCCGCCGCATCGCAGGGCAGGCGCTACAGGATCCCGAGCGGGGCTACGGCCGGTTGAAGGTCCAGGTGGACAAGGAGGCGCTGGACCATCTGGTCAACGTCGCCAATGGAGATGCCCGCGCTCTCCTCAATGCACTGGAGTTAGCTGTGGAGACCACCCCGCCTGGTCCCGACGGCGTGATCCACGTGGACTTGGCCGTGGCAGAGGAGTCCATCCAGCGCCGAGCTGTCCTTTACGATAAGGAAGGGGATGCCCACTTCGACACCATCAGCGCCTTCATCAAATCGCTACGCGGGTCTGACCCTGATGCTGCGCTCTACTGGCTGGCGCGTATGGTCTACGCCGGCGAGGACCCTCGCTTTATCTTCCGTCGCATGCTGATCTTCGCCAGCGAGGATGTGGGCCTGGCCGATCCCGACGCCATCCGCGTGGTGACGGCCTGCGCCCAGGCCTTCGACTACGTTGGCCTGCCCGAAGGGTGCTTTCATCTGGCTGAGGCCGCTCTCTACCTGGCGACTGCGCCTAAATCCAATAGCGTGATGGGATTCTTCGACGCGTTGGCGACGGTGGAAAGGGAGCGAGAGGCGGAAGTGCCCACCCATCTGCGAGACGCGTCCCGCGATGCGAAAGGGTTCGGGCACGGGCAGGGCTACCTGTATCCTCACGCCTATCGGGATCACTGGGTGGCTCAACAGTATCTGCCTGCGGCCTTGCAGGGTCGCCTCTTCTATCAACCATCTGACCAAGGCTATGAGGCCAGGATCCGAGCGGAGGTAGCACGCCGCCGAGAGGCGCAACTGGCTGCGATGATGGAAGGGCAAGGCCTGGCGATGCCGGAGGCCCTCACCTTCACCGGAGAGGTCTTGGGCCGTGCGCGCGATGGCTGGCTGCAGCGGGCGATGGGTCGCATCGAGCAGTCATTGGTCGCCGTACGCGATCGGATCCTGGCAGGCGCGCGACTGCAGCGCCACCATCTGGTGCTGGACTTAAACGCCGGCAGTGGGTTGCTCACTTGGGAGGCGTTACGGCGCGTGCCGGAAGGGGGTGTTTGGGCTCTGGTGCAGACTGCTAGGGAGGCGGAGGCTATCACTGAGATGGCTGAGCGACTCCCTGGGCCAGAGCGGCCTATCGTGCTCACCGGTGAGCTAGAGGACCTTCCGAAGCTCATGGCGCTGCGTGGGGAAGATGAGGTCCGGTTCGAGGCCATCATCGGCCGCCATGCGCTGACCCATCTGGCGGACAAGGTGGAGGCTATGCGCCTGCTGGTCGCGTGGCTGCGGCCGGGGGGAAGGCTCAGCCTGGCGCAACTCGTCCCGCGGCGCTCGCAGCGGATCTACTCGCTCCTTCCGTTGGAACAGCTGGATGAGAAGCTTCGGGAACGCGTCGTGCAGGCTGAGGAGGCGATTTACGAGCGCCCAGATGACCCGATGGTCAACTGGGATGTCCCGGAGCTCGAAAAGTCCTTAGAGGCTGCTGGACTGGCGGAGGTGCAAGTCGAGGTGGAGAAACAAACCTCAGAGGTGCCCATCACGCGGCAGCTGGTGGGGCGCTGGTTTGGGTTGCGGGCGGATGGGCGTCCCAGCTATGCGCAGCACCTGAGGCAGTGTCTCACCGCAGAAGAGGTAGAGGTCATCAAGGGCCTGGTAGAGCAGGCGTTGGTCGGGCGAGAGGTCCTCTGGCATTCGACGGTGGCTTTCGTAACGGCCCGTAGGCCATAA